GAGCACCTTTTATACATTTAATTATATCTAAACTTCAACATGATGTTAGTTGGGTCACGGGTGGGATGTGTTTGAATGGAATATTATTATACCCCCAAAAATATTCTTTGAATAACATTTCTTGCATAACTATCAAATATTCACTATTCTCAGCATCCGCGTTTCAGAAATCGAAccaaactaatattttaaaaaaaataatattcaagtcttgaaatagattaaataatattaaaaaaatcaatattagttAACTCGCGTTAGCATAATACaatctataattataataattagggTCGAATCAATCCGGAATATTTAGTCTTATAGTTGAAatcatgaaattagaagaacaatatatatataaatcaagggttataaagctcttttttttttaaaaaataaaaaattgttaattttttaaacctaaaatcCGGATCATTAGACTAGAAATATCTAGtttgaaaaaaccataaaatttaattatcgaattaatcaaatattgaagaaaaaaattgatttttttttgttatactagaaaattaaaaaaaatgataatcaaaattgaataataatttttgtatttgattgaagggtgaaTTTAAAAGAATAGTAAATTTAGTTAAAGGAACAAAAAcagttaaaagaataattattaaaattgacataaaaaacaaaaacaatagtttgattgaaagatgaaatttaaaagaatactaactcttaaaaaaattaaaaaaaaattaaaaatcaaaacaataaagatcAATTAGAAAACATAATAACATCAATATGAATTGAAagctaaattaaaaaccaaaaaaacttttacaaaaagatcaagaaaaaaaaaatcaaagaataaggatgaaattgaaaaatctaatattttataaattgtaattaaaagatgaaattaaaaataaattaaacttttataaaaaaggaaaagaaaaggaaagggtcgatcaaaaattaaaaataaaaaaaatagaaactaaacttaaaatattaacaGCCAAGAGTGCTTGTTTTAAGAGgcgaaagaaaaaaagaaaaaagtgcatTGACGACAAATTAGATCACTATCAGAAAAGTGTTgtaacagcaaaaaaaaaagaagtgctTCCAAAAACATGACATAAGGATAGCGCCTCTCACATGCATCTGAGTGCATCACATGGTACtatcctttttttcttgttctttttatttagccAAATACTAAATTCTCTATGTTCTAACATGGtattaacaaaacaaatcttaaaaaaaaaaaaaaaaaactcctttgaCTCCTGTTTGAGTTTTTTGACTTCCAAGATTATTTTGAacattttattgtgtttatatatatatatatgaccaaAAATGAAATTACCCCTCATTTTACATGataatattggaaaaaaaaaacattttgaaaatatcaaattacccCTTAATAGCATTATTGagatttttgcttttaaaagaatttcattttttactatgcttttgaaatgaatttttttactgTGCAAAAGAAATACAATTGCCtctaaacaatttgaaaataactAATGATcctattgaaaatattttaatatccaTAATAGCtagttataagttttttttattgaagaagCAAAGACTGTAGCTATAGTAATCTTTCCCAACCGGTTTAGCTtctttcaatatatttatttaacacTGGTTGCAATATTGGATAGATTTCTATTCATGTAAACCAGTAAAATTCCTTAATCTAGAcgttatatttaattaattttatgttttgatagaTATAGAAACCTATCCACtatcatatattattaatatatggtGTCCTGATCTGTTCagtcaatttcattttatttattaaaataatattgttttaagattttttttaaaaaaatattaaaataacatgtttgagttaaaataaagttttgagaGCCAAAATCCAGACCAAGTTACCAAACCAGTCAGACAGTTTTTATGAGTATGTTAAATATATCTTAGACTAAAATATTTGATGTTGatgttttcatgaaaaatattcaaaccaaaaggtattaaaaattttgtactgtttttttttttttttttttttaataaagctctgagtttaaaatcttaattataaagAACTCAAGGTCACTTGAACATTTATTTATACGGTTCTACATCGAACAACAGAAAGGCCTTACCAACAAAGACTGGTCCATACCTGGAATTTATTGTATCTTTGATGATGATGCCTCCATCAATAACGCATGCAACTTCTTGGTCTCTGCCAAAACATTTTCCCTATCGAATAGAGCTGAAACAACAGCGACACCTTTCAGATTTGGTAACCCCATCTCCATCACAGTGCCTGCATTCGAAGCATTAATCCCACCAATTGCAACCACAGGTAGCTTAGAAGCCGAACAAACAGTTTTTAATCCATCCAAACCGATAGTGGGATTGTTTGCCTTGGTGTTGGTCGAATATACTCCACCACAACCAATGTAGTCCGCACCGCCAATCCATGCTTGCTGAGCTTGCTCTATTGTCTTGCATGATACTCCGATTATTTTCTCTGGACCCAGAAGAGTGCGAGCCACGGAAGCAGGCATGTCAGACTGGCCGACATGTACCCCGTCAGCATCACTTGCAAGGGCTATATCGACACGGTCATTTATCAATAGCGGAACTCCATGGGAACGACAGACTGCAAGACATGATTTTGCTGTTTCCAAAAAATCCCTTGTTTCAGCATCCTTCTCCCTGTGAAGAAAATTTACAGAATTATATTCCTATGCAATTGCAAATTATGCATCCATGCAAAGATCAAGCTATAAGCAAAACTCTACTCGTATTCATGGCAACCTATATTTTTATGCAAAGCAACCTCTTCAACATATTAAAAGTCACTGTAGGGCAGCGCCTATTCAATTGCAAAAGGGCGATAGCACATAGACCAAAACATTGCTTTAGACACTCCATTATGACCAAAATATTGCTTTAGACACTTCAAACTAGAGATCCATTATGATGCTCACGTTCATggaacttcaagaaatataatcaGCAAAATTATGATAGAGAAATGCACGAGACATCTAAGAATATGCAGAGCACTggatgtttatattttttttaagtaacaaTTAGCTGCTtcaaagtgaataaaaaaaagtataacatCAAACAGTCAAACCTCAATTGAACAATGGTAGCCCCTCCTTGTATGGCTGCTGCAACAGCATCTACCATGGACCGTCCCCACTTTTTATTCATCCCAGAATCTGTCACTGCATACAGAAACAAGTCACTTGGATTGAATGCATCTTTTCTATGGAAGCTTTGAGAACCACTCTTAAGCCTTAGTAGGTGGTCGAAGGGGCCTTGAATCCCATTTCCAATCAAAATGTCTTTGCTATATTCCAAGGCTGTCTCAACATAGCGCTTAGCCACCTGCTGCAATTAGGGTATATAAGAATGCTGGTacacaaaacaaaagacaagaaagaaaattaaaaggaaatgaaaatggaggggagggagggagaaaGGTGGAGAACACTCCAGCCATGCAGCTGTAAATTGCAAGTCAAAATAAATGGCCTGCTAAATTATCCAAAATTACCCTAAACTTTGGGTCAAACTGAACTTAACCCATgagctttaatttctttttttatttgagtaccTTGAACTATTGTTTTTTAGGCAAACCTTTCCATTAATTTTGACCACAAATAAAAGTCTATAAACATGACACATTTCATGAAAACACGTTATTTGAGAGGGAGAAAAGGTTAACAGGGGGACAGAAACCTAGGcagagaggtttttttttttttaccaaaaaatagtTCGCAGtactcaaattgaaaaaaatgaagttcaaGGACTAAGTTCAATTTAAACTCAAAGTTCAGGATAGTTTTGGACAATTTAGCCTAAATGACCCATGGACCATCATAGCTCTCTCTCTAGGGCGAATGATAAAAGGATAGCATCATTCTTAACATCCAATAAAACATCTGAACAATATATGAAAAACAGGCTTAATCAACTCAATTTGGGTTCCATAGGCATATCTTATCTTGTATTTACTGATAAGGCTCggtgaatttaaataaatacataaattgatgttttagcTCATTATGAACTCAATCTTGACTGTACAACCAGTCATGATACTCCTGAATCACTTAGTATTTGAAGTTGGCTATGAATCAAAAGTACAAATGCTTTATAGTTACCCTGACAGCTGTGAGCATTGGAGAACCTTTTGCCAGCTCAGCTGCTATACATGAAGCCAAAGTGCAGCCAGTACCATGAGTATTGCGAGTTTTTATGCGAGATGAGCGCAGCTCATAGAAGCGTTCACCTGCAAAAACTTCCTAGTGTTAGACTGGCTTTAAAATGAACATTACTCATGATCACAGACAAAATATAAGGAATAGCATTATTATTTAACAAGTTTAGTAAAATTTAATCTCACCATTAAAGAAGATATCAACAGCATCCAAAGAATCAGGGAGATCACCACCTTTGACAAGCACATTTctggaaaacaaaattaacaactataaTCATGCAACTCTCTAAGCTCAGAGCACTGGATCCATTCTAATCCTCGTGTTATTCCCATTTTGTAATAGATTTTCTCCAAGACTAAATCCAGTATCATAGACAACACTGAAAACACTTATAAACATCAGAAAAGCAACAGATTAAATATTTGAGTTCAATTTGTTGTAGAAAACATGGGACAGCAACATGTTGACATGATAGAATAACCCTTAATATTTCAACCTCAAGGGCTGTCCTACATCATGCTTGGCATCATAGTGATTCAGCACCATGACTACATGCATGGGAGAACTTACAAGGGCAAAATGACTGATGCCCAATGAGAAGAGTTGTTATTCAAGCTGTTAGAGCAGCTTTAACAACTTGCATGACAGTTTCCAGATattagaaaaaagcaaaaacaaaacaaatgctCTAGGCAGTTTCCGGGTGGGAGCCATGTTAGCTATCAAATTAAGTTTTCTCCTATCTTCACAGAGTACAAAGACATACTAACTTTAAGTGTCTTGGTTTCTGAATCAAGAATCCCATAACTGGCACATAACTCATAATCATGAGTGCTATAGATGCCACATTATTCTCTTCAGCCTATTTGAAACAACGAAGACCATTCTGATCACCAATGACAACAAAGAACTAACCAACCACAGAGGACCTGCACATGAATGTCACATAATACTCTCCATAATCTAGCTATCAGATAATTGTACTTGCAAGTTCAAACGGCTACAATTTTGTCTCCTAACTTGACAGATAACCCCGGAAACACATTGTTCTTTAAACAGTTTCTTGTGTTCTTGACAATAAGATCCAAGACATAGAAAAAGCCCATGCCTTGCTTGTAGCATTTTCTCACCTTTGAGGGTGTAATGACTTTCTAAATATTATGCTGTCAAATAGAAAATGCTGCAATTTGAACAAGAGGTAAACTTATCACCTTTTCAATAGCAGAACTCCTTAAGTGAGCCCTTTCATGGACTTAAAGAGATAAAAGTACATAATAGTTTTATAATGATAGTTTCCCTAGGCAAGTGAAGGACAAAATCAAATTCCATGAACTAACCGTGGACCCAGTGCATGCAACAGCTCAGCTGCGTTGCGCATGTCTGCAACTGTTTCAAGGCGTATACCACCAAGTAGAGCAGATGCCTCTTTTATATTTGGGGTTACTATGTTGGCCATGGGAAGGAGCTCCTCTCTACATTCAAGAACCagaaatttgaaattattgaaaatatccAACATAAGAGTTCACAGGgcaaaaaaaacgaaaaaaaacacaaagcaacTCTCAATAAGTTAGTGATGGCCAGCACACATACAAGGTCTATATGGAAAAGGTTGCTCATCTAGGATGAAATTGCCAGCCATTCCTATGCCTCATCTATAGCTCCTTAAAGAAGGCAGTTCCACCCATAAATACTCATTCAGTTAGCCATGTGCTCCGTCCTTAGAGGATTGCCCTCAATAGCCTTCAGCAGGGCACAAGACATGATATAACCAGGTCCCAGTATGGAAAACTTAAGACATGATCTGATTTTGTATTGCTCTAGACATTGATAAAACAAAGATGAAAGTACAGATGTTAAAAGGTGAAAGGCAACATATTTAGACAAACAGTTAAGTGGACTTAGATTTTGCCGACAAAATAATCAATGAAATCAGGCAGAGATAGCCTACACTTGCTGTAGTTGGCTGGCTGCAGAGAAGTTAATGGAGCACCACTCAGCAATAGAAATATGAGAAGAATTTGGAACCTGGAAGGTAGATTTGGTTGTAGAAATCTGTGGCTCTCGGAAatgaaagaaaccaaaaaatacGCGGCAGATTTCTAACTATTGCAGCTGcaatttttgaatattttattaagCAATGTCAACTTCACCGTTAGTGATGTATTGAGATAAAAATACTTTACTTCGACACAAGTTCTACTAGATTGATAGCGGTTCATTAACTAGCTGGCTGTTGATGCTCTTAACAGCTTATAAAAAGCTCACAGCTTGAGAGAAGGCACGTGATACTACTTGACTGTAGATAGTTCTTCTTTCTATAAGCATGAGTCTCACATTGTTCAACGTTTTCCACCACGAATAAGATGTAATTCAATATGATTCAAATTTCCCATCTTCACAAATTAATAACAGCAAAATTGCTCGACAGACTCCATTTCCTAATGCTTACACTCACCACCACCGCTGTCCCGGTGTAACAATGGCTCAGCATCCACCATAAAATTCTCATTATCTCTCAAAATGGAGTGATTGTTAACTAATTTTCccactagaaaaataatcaacaaaaagaaaaaccaaataacgactgttaaaaacaaaaactacagcAACTTACCGAAAAGTGGAAAGAATGGAAGGGCCAGCAAGCACGTCTCCACTGGTAGAAACCATGACAGGATCAACAACCAAAGCtgcctttaatttaattattacgTCATTAAACTCGgtaaaatcacaaattaaatcATTCGAAATAATTcgaaatttttccttttttctttaccTCGAACCGAAAACTCAGTGAGACTCTGAAGAAGAACCTTAACTACCCCAACAGAAGGCAGCATCCCtgttttaacctaaaaaacgAAATGGCAATCAATCAAAAGCAAATTTGAAGGACCAATTGAAATGTTAAGAACTTACGACATCAACTTGCATATCTGAAAGCACTGACTTCAACTGCTGGGCAACAAAATCCTCCGGCACAGCGTGTACAGCCTGAACTCCAACGGTGTTTTGTGCAGTAACGGAAGTTATCACTGTAGAGCAATAAACTCCGCGTGCGGCACAAGCCTTGAGGTCGGCTTGGATTCCGGCGCCGGCACCGGAATCAGAGCCGGCTACACTCAAGACGTGCGGGATTGAAGCACCGCCGTTTTTCTCTTGCATTCTTGAGCTCATAACTATGCGTTTTTGGTAGAAGGAGAAGGAATTGGAGAGGATGACTCCACCGGAGGCCATTTCAAGACGCGACCACCACTTAtcgaatataatatataatgttACTTGGGAGGGCTCGACCCGGCCCGGTTATGCAACGCGGGTCTctagaaagaggaaaaaaggaATATCGACGTTAGATGTTTGTAAATGTTTGCACTCCAGTCCTTCAAGATCATTTCTGTTGCGTTTAGGTCTTTGATTATAATAATGGAACACCAAATTACCTGCCTTTTTCTGGTAGCAATTTGAGAATATAGGTttggtaaataaaaatataagatgataaaaatataaaataaaaattaccagtcaaattttaaatcaaatctcACAAAAAGTGAGAGagggaaaaataatatttattgtaattgaaggattcaaattatatttttaggaaAACTAGGGTCATCTTGGCAAATTCAAATTATAGCTTTTTGCCAAGAGATCAGGGGATTGTGTTGTCAGAGAGACGATAGAATAAATAAGTAAGTAggaatgagaaaaaaactgaaaattgattaaactgagacaattaaaaaaaaattgaaaaaactgaattgtgaaaaaaaaattaattaaaactttgaaaaaactgaccggtttggtttggttttgattttgtaagcttgaaactaaaaaaaccgaaATGAacccaaaccagaaaaaaccgagccaaaataaaaaaacgagTCAAACCagttttgttctaaaaaactgaataaaaaccggttggtttgaaccggtttcgattcaatttctggtttttttaaaaaaataaatttaatttggttattttttttatataaaaaccgaaccgaacctttaacaatgagtttattgaaaattagacttcataatttattttaattttttttaatggggttatcacaatctcatgaTCTTGGTCGCAAGTTCAACAAATTAATCTGAGTTaaatcatgtcatttttttatctaCTTTTCATGAGGTTATCTTGATATCATGACCCAGATCACatgtttgacatgttaacctcgataatttttttgttattttttttttcatttacattctttaacattgagttgattgggCATTAAGCTTCatagtttgttttaatttgcctTTTATGGGGTAATCATGGTCTTATAATCTAGGTTAtggatttgataagttaatctAGGTTGGTTTAAATCGATTCAATATGTCGTcattctaatattattttttaaaaaagatgttgtcTTGAAATTTTGTTAATCAAACCATGTTTTATAGGTTGTGTAGGGTTACCTATGGATCCATTAGGTCGATCAGATCACATCAGTTCAAC
This region of Populus alba chromosome 3, ASM523922v2, whole genome shotgun sequence genomic DNA includes:
- the LOC118044099 gene encoding thiamine biosynthetic bifunctional enzyme TH1, chloroplastic isoform X1, which encodes MASGGVILSNSFSFYQKRIVMSSRMQEKNGGASIPHVLSVAGSDSGAGAGIQADLKACAARGVYCSTVITSVTAQNTVGVQAVHAVPEDFVAQQLKSVLSDMQVDVVKTGMLPSVGVVKVLLQSLTEFSVRALVVDPVMVSTSGDVLAGPSILSTFREELLPMANIVTPNIKEASALLGGIRLETVADMRNAAELLHALGPRNVLVKGGDLPDSLDAVDIFFNGERFYELRSSRIKTRNTHGTGCTLASCIAAELAKGSPMLTAVRQVAKRYVETALEYSKDILIGNGIQGPFDHLLRLKSGSQSFHRKDAFNPSDLFLYAVTDSGMNKKWGRSMVDAVAAAIQGGATIVQLREKDAETRDFLETAKSCLAVCRSHGVPLLINDRVDIALASDADGVHVGQSDMPASVARTLLGPEKIIGVSCKTIEQAQQAWIGGADYIGCGGVYSTNTKANNPTIGLDGLKTVCSASKLPVVAIGGINASNAGTVMEMGLPNLKGVAVVSALFDRENVLAETKKLHALLMEASSSKIQ
- the LOC118044099 gene encoding thiamine biosynthetic bifunctional enzyme TH1, chloroplastic isoform X2 — protein: MASGGVILSNSFSFYQKRIVMSSRMQEKNGGASIPHVLSVAGSDSGAGAGIQADLKACAARGVYCSTVITSVTAQNTVGVQAVHAVPEDFVAQQLKSVLSDMQVDVVKTGMLPSVGVVKVLLQSLTEFSVRALVVDPVMVSTSGDVLAGPSILSTFREELLPMANIVTPNIKEASALLGGIRLETVADMRNAAELLHALGPRNVLVKGGDLPDSLDAVDIFFNGERFYELRSSRIKTRNTHGTGCTLASCIAAELAKGSPMLTAVRVAKRYVETALEYSKDILIGNGIQGPFDHLLRLKSGSQSFHRKDAFNPSDLFLYAVTDSGMNKKWGRSMVDAVAAAIQGGATIVQLREKDAETRDFLETAKSCLAVCRSHGVPLLINDRVDIALASDADGVHVGQSDMPASVARTLLGPEKIIGVSCKTIEQAQQAWIGGADYIGCGGVYSTNTKANNPTIGLDGLKTVCSASKLPVVAIGGINASNAGTVMEMGLPNLKGVAVVSALFDRENVLAETKKLHALLMEASSSKIQ